DNA from Rhinatrema bivittatum chromosome 1, aRhiBiv1.1, whole genome shotgun sequence:
tcatgaaaggcttctaagaaaacaagtGTCATGGTATAGGAAGAGATGTCcgtttatggattgcaaactggttaagacaggaaacagtaggattaagtggtctgttttcacagtggaaaaaggtaaacagtgaagtgtctcagggatctgtacttggaccagtgctttttcatatatttataaataatctggaaagaggtacgatgactgaggttatcaaatttgcagatgactcaaaattaagagtagttaaatcacaagcagattgtgagactGGATGGTCATCCATATGGAAGATGAAATCTATTGtggaaagtgcaaagtgatgcctatagggaaaaataaccaattttGTAcctacacaatgttaagttccattttaggagttagcacccaagaaaaagatttgGCCATTAGTTGATAATTACATTGAATTTGTTGGCTTAGTGTGTTGTGgctgccaaaaaagcaaacagaatgttaggaattactaggacgggaatggcaaataaaacagaggatgtcataattcctctgtatcgctcattgGTTAGACCCCACCTTAAATACCATGTTTAATTCTGGTTGCtgtgtctcaaaaaagatatagttgcactggagaaaaaatggataagggtgaccaaaataacaggcatggaaaggctaaagaggttaaggctgttcagcttggagaaaagacggctgagggtgtATAcgataaaaataacaaataaataaataaatatgatagtggtctacagaataatgaaaagacttgaacgggtaaatatgaaacggttatttactcttttggatgatGCAAAgtcttgggggcactccatgaagttgacAATTtggagaaatatctttttcattcaatgaacaattaagctctggaattcattgccagaggatgtggttaaggcaagcGAGTGCAGCTGAGTTTAAGAAAGAtttgggtaagttcctggagaagtccataaactgctattaataggtACTGCTTGTTACTGgaattagaagcatgggatctatttaatttttgggtacttgccaggtacttgtttgTTGTagtggccactgttagagacaggatactgggcttgatggacacttggtctgacctagtatggcttatcttatgttctgcaatttcattttttagtttttcagaGCTCTGAGCTATAAACTAtcgggtccaggtgatttgctactctttcgattgtcagtttgccctattacattATCTACTTTCACCATGATTTCTTTTGAATCATCACTATTACATAATGTTTCCCAACATCCTTTTtagtaaacatcaaagcaaagtATTCTTAGTCTTTTATGGCCTTATAGGCCCtcttctgctttgtttttcttttaaacaggAGGAGGGAAATTTTGAACAAAATTGCTTAAGCAATGTTCTGATAACTTGTATCTTTCACtatagttttgctgttttgaatttAACTATGCTTTCAACTCCAGCTTCTTTGTCTTTTTAATGTTTGCAAATACCACTAACTCAgagtaattgtttttattttaatctttctTTGATTTTTGTCTCCATATGTTCTCTTTTTCAGTCTCCCAGCAAGATTCCGGTGTTCTGTTTCACAACATTTGTCCTACTTTACATGAGGATCCTTTGTTAGAAAGTGCACAACATGAAGCCCCTCTTTGCATGGGTGCAGTTAGTGAGCATAAAGGAGACTGTTCCCCATTATCTGTGCTACAAAACAATGTAAAAGGCCAGCAGACTTCTGGGATGAGCTCTAATCCTGATAAAATATCGGAGGACTTTGAGAAAGCTACTTCAAAGGAGTGTATTAAACTTCACAATCAGAATGGAATTTCTTATGTAAACGTTGACTCATATGAGCCTGATAGCAGTGATGAGGAAGATGATAGCCCACAGGATCTTTTGTCCATAGCAGAGGAGGCTGGCAAGCTGCAGAAAACGCTTGATAGCATGCTGTTCAAGCTGGAGAAAGAAGTGATATCCCTTAATGGTTTACAGTCTCATCTTTCCACTCTGAGCCATGATGAACCAATTTCTGGTGCAGAAGAGTTGATACCAGTGTCTTTAACCAGGACTTCTAACCTTGGTATGGACTCAGTGAAGCAGACTAACAAGAGAATAATTCCAAAGAGAATATCTGGTGCTGAAGGGGAAACAGTGCAAATTAATACAAATAATTCAAACTGTGAAATGCAGCATAAATATACTAAAGCTGATGTAGCAGTCTGGACCCCTGTGGAGCTATGTAATGAACTGAATACTACAGATTGCAGGGATGACCAAGGAAACACTAATGAACTAGTAGTCAGGCCTAAGGTTAGGAAGCAAATGAGTGCAAGCCACTTGGACAAAAAGAAGCCCCGTACTGGCGAAGATGAGAAAAAGAATAGCACAATAAGCCAGGAAGAAAATGCTGAGATGCAGTGGGGAAGTTCAGAATGCATCATCCAACATGAAGAAAAGACGCATGCTAATTCTTTCTTTGAACCAAGGGATTATGAAGGTGCTACtaaaaaagcaaagaatgatAAGACAAAATATCTAactttgcaaaaagaaaaatcttttgtAGAAGACAACACGTTTTGGGAAGATTTTGAAGACTATAGCCGAAACTTATCAGATTCCAACAAGGATGAAGACAGGTAAgggttttttcccttttctttttagcTTCTGCTGTAATTAAAATGCTCTTCTGCTCCCTTATAGTGAAAAACTAGCTAAATGATTATAGCGTCCAaatgggttggggtttttttgtgtgtatagtACCTTATGTTGAACCCCCAAAGCTTTTCTTTAATTGGAATCAAACTGGGTTGCATGATCAAAAATGTTCCATTCTGTTACTGACAGATCTTCAACTAGTGGATtaaattctctgaggacaagcagaatgcaagtttatttatttattttaacatttttctatactgtcattcagTGGGTACTGTCACAAcatttacattaaggcacataaaaatgatgctaaagTATATCaagttacacaggtgccattaaggatcggtaacatagtttgtaaacaatattaattggtaagtgtaatgcatcatgtccatttctcattgtatcagtttaggatacgagattagctttatcattttacttttattctttattgatgaactaaaaatgaaacttaaactaaaataacaaataaaattacacacaatgattttggttatgtgttttgttgttcaattgtttgtacctgCATTCCCCTGGatactattctcctttctctttttgataagcttgtttaaagaaccaggtttttaaactttttctaaaggttttgctgttactttgtaatcttaactccaagggcatggtgttccatagtatgggtcctgccaaggatagtgctctttctcttacttgtgtaagTCTTGttgttttgattgatggaatagtaAGAAGTGCGTTGTTGtttgatctcaggtttctgttcgggaagtgtacgcgaagggctgtgttcagccaatctgcttttttattatgtattagtttatgtacggtgcatagtattttgtattgaattctttgttcaatgggtagccagtgtaactctgccagggtttctgtgatgtgatctcttttgcttttgccggtcaagattctagcagctgtgttttgtaatatttgtagtggtcttagcgaagtgtatggtagacctagtaggagggcgttacagtaatcagtgcttgcaaaaatcaacgCTTGCAGTACTGATTGAAAGTTGgcagttgttagaagtggtttaagtcttctaagcACCATGCGTTTAGTGTAatcttcctttacttttaaagatatgttgttttaagcttagtaccatgtcaattattactcctaggttccaTACTTTatctgctaattctattttttggtgGTTTTTGAGTATACTTGGGTTTTGAACAATCTcagtattttttcattctaaatgtataaattctgttttctcaatattaattactagatccatttggtttagtagtagtttgatgatatctagatacatgttcactatttttaatgttttttcaattgtgttgtcaatgggtagtattaattggatatcgtcagcgtatatataatgTGTGATGCCCAGACCAGCCAGTAGGTGACATAATGgtaagagatatatgttgaagagtgtggacgatagggatgaaccctgtggtactcctgtttgaaggtttatcttttctgacattacgtctttgatttgtacttgaaaatatctgttgcttagatatgatctaaaccatttgatagttttgttacttaatcctatttcatctagtctatttaaaagtatgtcatgatttacggtatcaaaggctgctgataggtatAGCATCacaagaatgtaatgtttaccactgtcgaaacctctcatgataTCTGTTAGCGCAAGcagtagtgtctctgtgctatagtgtttccgaaagccatgttatttatttatttatttatttatttgagtttttctataccggcattcacgaagattcgtatcatgtcggtttacataaaacgaggggtgatcaatacattataaacgtgcataaatataacatgagagTATAAATTTACAAATAGTAAATaatttacaaataataacaagttataacaagtgcgcagaaaaatcagttacaataaaacaaggatggttctaactgggagaagaagaagaggatgatagaagtttaacaagaagtagaacgtgcaATGTTTGGTATGTCTGTATCAGTTTAATGGGTGATAATCCGTCTTGTGTGTTGTGATGGATACAGGATATTATTGCTGTCTaagtgttctgctagttgcttttgtatggcttttttctattaattttgcgattaggggtaggtttgatactggtccaTAATTGCTCAGGTTAATTGGatcgctgtttttttttctttaaaattggttttactattgccccttttagtgtcacTGGCATAGTTCCTCCTTCTAAGGATAGATTCACGATCTTTGCTAATGTCGGGGATActgtttgctactttttttttatgtctatggttGGTAGTGTGTCATTTGCATGTGGGGCggtatttagttttgtttttttttagcattgattcGATTTCTAGTTCTGATGTCTCATTGAATGTCATCCATGGTATaacatctctcttttttttttcattttaatttcttgcttCGTTGTAATTGGAATTTTAGTTTTTAGGTTcttgattttgtcattgaaaaacatggctatttcattacatctattCCCTGGTTGGCTTTGTGGAGAGTCAGATTTGTCAGTGGTGTTAGGTTTCTTACTATGGTAAATAAGGTTCTAGGGTTGTttgcatatttttctattttagtgcTGTAGTACTGTTTCTTTGTATTGAGAATTGCTTTTTTATAGTAGACAAGTtgctttctgtatttagttaggttttcggttgttttctcttttctccattctttttattttttccttagatttcttttgacttcctttatcttttcattatgccaggggtttgtttgtttggattTCTTGatgtttatacattttatttggctTATCTCATCAGctagatttttttgttatttgcatCCATGCTGTGGTAGCAGAGTAGCAGTCGGTGTAGTCTAAATtagttagtttttcttctaaGCTGTCTCTCAGGGTTTCTAAATTAtagggtggtcgatatttaaatttaatgggttcttttttattctgtgttGATTGGAGATCAATGTATTTAATGGCGGAATGTATGAGGAAGTaatctgaccaagggatttgtGTATAGTCTGATTTGATGTGTTCTAATCTAGGTGATTGTGGTTGATGAATGATATATCGAGAGAGTGTCCTGCTCTGTAAGTGGCCTTGTCAGTGGTTAGAGTGAATCCTAGTGCTATCATAATATCTAATAGTGTTTGGCAGGTGTTGGATAAGGGCTTTGTGTCTATGTGAAGATTGAAGTTGCCTAGTATAATGGTGGGTTTTGAGGTATTTAAGTGTGTTCTTTAGgaattcaattagtggggagatATTTAATTCTAGTAGGCTAGGTGGGCAGTATATCAAGCATGTTTGTAAGTTTATAGTTTCAATGGATGACAACGCATGGAGCCCAGCCCAGAACTTTGATCtaaaagattctagagctttcaaacatgccctgcTGAACTTGTACAGCTGTAGTTACCAACAttccccctaggcagagtccttgagtctttttttttttccccatggagCTGTGTGgtcacagtattcagctttgctatttcctctgtttttgttgtgattttttttttggaggtgcagctgtttttcttttcttttccttagatacttttttttttaattttctctttttcactTTCTGCTAGCCGTATGGTGGGCCTTAGTTGCTGTAAAGCATGGCAGAGTCTCATTTTATTccttaataaataaaactgcatctTCAGTTTAGTTTGTGTCCTCTCTTTGCTCTGTTATTGTGCCTTTATCTGGTGCTGACAGAACTGAATGAATGCAGTCTGAGTGTGATGTTTAtaggctgctgagcctggggactcacctGGGTTCTACCCAGGCAAAAGTTCCATGTTTCACTGATCAGTCTGCATAAGTGGAGGTGCGGACAGTGGAGGGATTGAGGACCACACCATTCCTGTTGGGAGGAGAGCTCATACTTCTCAGATTCTAGGCAATTAATCTCCATGGGCAGCAACCCTGGATgacgtagcctcccctcctgcttacTAATgctggcagtgcagtctccttctgagagagggtgagcagaagCCTAGGcaagcagtgttgctgctgcaccTTCGTTGCCATGGCCAGTAACTGTTGCCTGAGCACACCTGTGCCAGTGCACTGATGATCTGATGTGTCAGGCCAGGACTGCCATCTAGTGCCATGGTCATCTTTGACACCGTTGAGGTGCCGGGGCACCCTCGATGCCATCGAGGTATGTGACCATCTAGATGCCATAAGGGCCATCGAGTGCCATGCACACTGTCGATTACCAAGCTGGGGGGCCGGAGCTTTTCAGTGCTGAAGGCATCGGCGGGCAAAGTCGTGCACCATAGACACCATCAAACCAGAGGAATAACAGACCTGAGTCTCAGCGAGTGCCATGGGCCTCAGTACGGTAGAGTAGTGGCACTGACCTTGAGCATCATGGTCTGGATCATGTCTGGGACCATGACTGCCATCGAGCGCCATGGTCACCCTCGACACCATCAAAACAGTCATAGAGGTGCATGGCTACCCTTGAGCACCATGCAGGCTATTGGACTTGTTTGCCAGTAATGTCATTCATGGCTGCTCTTGCCAATGCCGAGCATCATTGCTGCCAGGGGCCACCAGGATCACCATCAAGTGCCTGGTCACCCTTGAGGCTGTTGACCGCTAGGGCGCGGGGTTCCTGAGAGCTCGCACATGCTATGGAAGCCCTCAGCTGACaagggctttgggcctgggttGGCTGTGGCATAATCAAGCACCAGGGTCGCCATCAACCAAAGCACCCTGgaacaccagagcatccaggttGCACCATGGCCTGGTGCCATGGAGGCTATCTAGCATTGGGGGCGCTGATGAGCCTCCTTTGTGATGTTTGGAAGGGACACTGAGGGATATTGAGGTGTGCATCAATGTCGTATGGCTGTTAGGTGCCCAGAGCTGCTATACAGCACCAAAGTTGCTGGGAGCATGGGATATCGGAGGTCCTATGGGACTTCAAGCACCAATGGTGCTGCCAAGCGCTGCAGTTGCTGTCCAGGTTAGTGTCAGCAATAGATGCCATCAAACCCACAGCATTGACATCCTAGGGCTTAAAGCTGAACCGAGGGGAACCATCAGATGCCATCTGTCATTGCTTCCTTTGGACACCGATGCAGCATGTCTGTGCCGCGGGGTACCTGCTGGTACGTCTGCTGCAGGGCCTCCACCTTTGGGCACCACGGATGTCATTGGTACTGCCGGATCATGAATGCCTTCGGGCACCAATCTCTATCAGTGCTGCTGGCCCTCGGATGTTTTCAGCTTGCTGTGTTTTGAGTCAGCACCTTTAGGCACCATGTACACCATAGGTGCTGCCCAGCTGTCGTCTGCAGGTGCCTGGGGTGCCATCATTAGCGTATCCCATTGTGCATGCAAAGCACCTGCCATTGGTGTTGGTGCCATATATGTGATCCATTGCTTGTGAATGCCAATGGGTACTATTGGCACTGGGAGTATCATTGCCACTGTGGGTACCAGTGAACACAGTCAAATGCTGCAGGGCACCACCACAGAGCACCATGGGAACCATCAGTTTCCATGGCCTTTCTTTCCTCCGTTTTGAGACAGAGAGCGGTGGAACATCCACTGCCTTTATTCAAGGGCTGTGATCAGCCTCTTGGAGTACTGTCAGATACCATGGGGGAAAAACCGCCCACCACTAGGGATTGCCATAATCAGAATCCCAGTGGCACTGGGGACACCGTCGTCGCACTGTACAGGCTGACTCCATTCGTAGTTTGTACAACAGGTATGGCAGAGGTCATCTACTACTCCAAGCATTTCTGGTGCTGACAGGCAGCATTCTCTTTGTTGGTGCCATGCACAGTCATGCCAGAGATAGAGGAACCACCACTATCACGTCAAGGTATCTGCTTCTTCGTCTGTTTCACACCTTAGGGTACGATAGGACACTAGCAAGAACGGCGCCATCTTACACTTTTGAATTGCTTCTTGGCAGTGCTCAGCTGCTGACTGTAACAGGTGGTGCTTGGTCCCTGCTGTGCTGGGCGATTCTGCAAATGCAGAGATGGGGTGCATGTGTGGGGTACCACTGCATGAGTACTGGAGGAGGGCACTGAGAGTGGAAGGgaagtcacacccccccccccctcccgatagCCGCCTAAGATATCAGCTCCAAACTTGACAGTGCTGAATCTTTCCCCATCTGCGTCCCCGGTGCACTACGCGGCTAGCTCCTGAAACTGATTCCTGCCAAGCTGGTAGGGATGGCggctgaaaagaaaaaagtggaTTTAAATAAGTTTTCTTTCACTAAAGCGACGGCGCAGCAAGAGCTGGGCCCCAAGAGGGATATAGCGGAtggccagctacactaactgcactaaccacatactctggcaacaaattccagagctttattgtgcgttgagtgaaaaagaaatttctccgattagtcttaaatatgctacttgctaacttcatggaatgccccctagtccttctattattcaaaagtgtaaataaccgattcacatctattcgttcaagatctctcatgatcttaaagatctctatcatatgccccctcggccgtctcttttccaagctgaacagccctaacctcttcagcctttcctcataggggagctgttccatcccctttatcattttggttgcccttctctgtaccttctccatcgcaactgtatcttttttgagatgtggcaaccagaattgtacacagtattcaaggtgcggtctcaccatggagcgatatagaggcattatgacattttctgttttattaactattcccttcctaataattcctgcttcatttttttgaaggggttaacaaacatgtggataaagatgaaccagtagatgta
Protein-coding regions in this window:
- the PJA2 gene encoding E3 ubiquitin-protein ligase Praja-2 isoform X5, translated to MEMLGPWGGKFSHVMGQEAGKPAWPKPAGGYQTITGRRYGRRHAYVSFRPTTANQDRISISQQDSGVLFHNICPTLHEDPLLESAQHEAPLCMGAVSEHKGDCSPLSVLQNNVKGQQTSGMSSNPDKISEDFEKATSKECIKLHNQNGISYVNVDSYEPDSSDEEDDSPQDLLSIAEEAGKLQKTLDSMLFKLEKEVISLNGLQSHLSTLSHDEPISGAEELIPVSLTRTSNLGMDSVKQTNKRIIPKRISGAEGETVQINTNNSNCEMQHKYTKADVAVWTPVELCNELNTTDCRDDQGNTNELVVRPKVRKQMSASHLDKKKPRTGEDEKKNSTISQEENAEMQWGSSECIIQHEEKTHANSFFEPRDYEGATKKAKNDKTKYLTLQKEKSFVEDNTFWEDFEDYSRNLSDSNKDEDSSERSDGEWSASLPSYTAAEKDHSSSDESWETLPGKEEREPELQSNSSSLEEENSDFSFQIGEQTSLEEGEIPWLQYQEEIESSSDEENDAMSHFVHPGFFMLNGNNNLEDDSSMSEDLDMEWRLLDEFGDGLGVAQAISYVDPQFLTYMALEERLTQAMETALAHLESLAVDVEQAHPPASKESIDSLPQIVVAEDHNGQEQCCAICCSEYLKDEIITELPCHHLFHKPCVTLWLQKSGTCPVCRHVFAPLLPEAAAAATSFLSDHDSPPSVHGDAGTR
- the PJA2 gene encoding E3 ubiquitin-protein ligase Praja-2 isoform X4, with the protein product MEMLGPWGGKFSHVMGQEAGKPAWPKPAGGYQTITGRRYGRRHAYVSFRPTTANQDRISSQYNQGCEGLELAKVEKEKTLFSQQDSGVLFHNICPTLHEDPLLESAQHEAPLCMGAVSEHKGDCSPLSVLQNNVKGQQTSGMSSNPDKISEDFEKATSKECIKLHNQNGISYVNVDSYEPDSSDEEDDSPQDLLSIAEEAGKLQKTLDSMLFKLEKEVISLNGLQSHLSTLSHDEPISGAEELIPVSLTRTSNLGMDSVKQTNKRIIPKRISGAEGETVQINTNNSNCEMQHKYTKADVAVWTPVELCNELNTTDCRDDQGNTNELVVRPKVRKQMSASHLDKKKPRTGEDEKKNSTISQEENAEMQWGSSECIIQHEEKTHANSFFEPRDYEGATKKAKNDKTKYLTLQKEKSFVEDNTFWEDFEDYSRNLSDSNKDEDSSERSDGEWSASLPSYTAAEKDHSSSDESWETLPGKEEREPELQSNSSSLEEENSDFSFQIGEQTSLEEGEIPWLQYQEEIESSSDEENDAMSHFVHPGFFMLNGNNNLEDDSSMSEDLDMEWRLLDEFGDGLGVAQAISYVDPQFLTYMALEERLTQAMETALAHLESLAVDVEQAHPPASKESIDSLPQIVVAEDHNGQEQCCAICCSEYLKDEIITELPCHHLFHKPCVTLWLQKSGTCPVCRHVFAPLLPEAAAAATSFLSDHDSPPSVHGDAGTR
- the PJA2 gene encoding E3 ubiquitin-protein ligase Praja-2 isoform X6 is translated as MGAVSEHKGDCSPLSVLQNNVKGQQTSGMSSNPDKISEDFEKATSKECIKLHNQNGISYVNVDSYEPDSSDEEDDSPQDLLSIAEEAGKLQKTLDSMLFKLEKEVISLNGLQSHLSTLSHDEPISGAEELIPVSLTRTSNLGMDSVKQTNKRIIPKRISGAEGETVQINTNNSNCEMQHKYTKADVAVWTPVELCNELNTTDCRDDQGNTNELVVRPKVRKQMSASHLDKKKPRTGEDEKKNSTISQEENAEMQWGSSECIIQHEEKTHANSFFEPRDYEGATKKAKNDKTKYLTLQKEKSFVEDNTFWEDFEDYSRNLSDSNKDEDSSERSDGEWSASLPSYTAAEKDHSSSDESWETLPGKEEREPELQSNSSSLEEENSDFSFQIGEQTSLEEGEIPWLQYQEEIESSSDEENDAMSHFVHPGFFMLNGNNNLEDDSSMSEDLDMEWRLLDEFGDGLGVAQAISYVDPQFLTYMALEERLTQAMETALAHLESLAVDVEQAHPPASKESIDSLPQIVVAEDHNGQEQCCAICCSEYLKDEIITELPCHHLFHKPCVTLWLQKSGTCPVCRHVFAPLLPEAAAAATSFLSDHDSPPSVHGDAGTR